The following are from one region of the Haloactinomyces albus genome:
- the sbnB gene encoding 2,3-diaminopropionate biosynthesis protein SbnB: MNNQAEIPDFSVVPGGTVHRMLDGRQHEVVELVQKTYLLHGEARTVNPPSYFLKFPDRPTARIIALPASLGGASAVDGLKWIASFPDNPERGIPRASAVLILNDPVTGYPYACLESSIISAARTAASATVAARALTGGRPAPRRIGYLGTGLIARYLHAYLSDLGWAPEEFGVHDLSEEYAQGFADHLRNTAGGVPVRVHDSAERLIRSSDVVVCATTAATPHITEPSWFDHHPLVLHVSLRDLSPEVILDSVNVVDDTEHVLQANTSVHLAAQRAGGRGFIDGTLYDVLTGTTDIPTDRTVVFSPFGLGVLDLAVGEHVHTRAREAGELTVVERFFHDVERHRSPAGGAER, encoded by the coding sequence GTGAACAATCAGGCTGAAATCCCGGACTTCTCGGTCGTACCGGGGGGAACCGTTCACCGCATGCTCGACGGCAGGCAGCACGAGGTCGTCGAACTCGTTCAGAAGACCTACCTCCTGCACGGAGAAGCCAGGACCGTCAACCCGCCCTCGTACTTCCTGAAGTTCCCCGACCGCCCCACCGCTCGCATCATCGCCCTTCCCGCTTCGCTCGGCGGTGCTTCCGCGGTTGACGGTCTCAAGTGGATCGCCAGCTTCCCGGACAACCCGGAGCGAGGGATCCCCCGGGCTTCCGCTGTCCTCATCCTCAACGATCCGGTTACCGGATACCCATACGCCTGTCTGGAGAGCTCCATCATCAGCGCGGCTCGCACGGCCGCGTCTGCCACGGTGGCAGCACGTGCCCTCACCGGAGGCAGGCCTGCACCACGCCGTATCGGTTACCTGGGCACCGGCCTCATCGCCCGCTATTTGCACGCATACCTGTCCGATCTCGGTTGGGCGCCGGAGGAGTTCGGTGTGCACGACTTGTCGGAGGAATACGCCCAGGGCTTTGCGGACCATTTGCGGAACACCGCGGGCGGTGTCCCCGTCCGGGTCCACGATTCCGCCGAGCGGCTGATCCGGTCGTCGGACGTGGTCGTCTGCGCCACCACCGCGGCCACTCCGCACATCACCGAGCCGTCCTGGTTCGACCACCATCCGCTGGTGCTCCACGTGTCCCTGCGTGACCTGAGCCCGGAGGTCATCCTCGACAGCGTCAACGTGGTCGACGACACCGAGCACGTCCTCCAGGCGAACACTTCGGTTCACCTGGCCGCACAGCGGGCCGGTGGGAGGGGTTTCATCGACGGCACCCTGTACGACGTCCTCACCGGAACCACCGACATCCCCACCGACCGCACTGTGGTCTTCTCGCCCTTCGGGCTCGGCGTGCTCGACCTGGCGGTGGGCGAGCACGTCCACACCCGCGCCAGGGAAGCCGGTGAACTCACCGTGGTCGAACGGTTCTTCCACGACGTGGAGCGTCATCGCAGCCCCGCCGGGGGTGCTGAACGATGA
- the sbnA gene encoding 2,3-diaminopropionate biosynthesis protein SbnA — protein MTVITGAHEFLDSEVYIDLRHVLDSPLYLKCEGFNFAGSVKVRSAAWMVASAQREGIIGPDSVLIESSSGNLGVALAMVAASKGLRFVCVTDPKCNPSTAGLMRALGAEVVVVDEPDATGSYLAARKTYVRERCTQDPSCVWLNQYENPDNWIAHYENTAAHIAKQFPHLDTLFIGTGTGGTLMGCARYFREHRPQVRIIAVDSVGSVNFSGAPGARHIPGLGASTPMPLIDPELVDEVVRVPEPDAIRMCRRLAAQGVLLGGSSGTVVSAALQWLNRYAAKAPTAVAIAPDLGERYIDTIYDDAWVAEHYRDIPQDFLENQ, from the coding sequence ATGACCGTCATAACCGGGGCCCACGAGTTTCTCGACAGCGAGGTGTACATAGACCTGCGCCACGTACTCGACTCCCCCCTGTACCTCAAGTGCGAAGGTTTCAACTTCGCGGGCTCGGTCAAGGTCCGATCCGCCGCCTGGATGGTGGCGAGCGCACAGCGCGAAGGGATCATCGGCCCCGACTCCGTGCTGATCGAGTCGTCCTCCGGCAATCTCGGCGTGGCACTGGCCATGGTCGCCGCGTCGAAGGGGCTGAGATTCGTCTGCGTGACCGACCCGAAGTGCAACCCGTCCACGGCCGGTCTCATGCGGGCACTCGGTGCCGAGGTCGTGGTGGTCGACGAGCCCGATGCCACCGGGAGCTACCTCGCCGCCCGCAAGACCTATGTGCGGGAACGCTGCACGCAAGATCCGTCGTGTGTATGGCTCAACCAGTACGAGAACCCCGACAACTGGATCGCACACTACGAGAACACCGCCGCCCACATCGCCAAGCAGTTCCCCCACCTCGACACCCTGTTCATCGGGACCGGTACCGGCGGCACTCTCATGGGCTGCGCTCGGTACTTCCGCGAACATCGGCCGCAGGTGCGCATCATTGCCGTCGACAGCGTCGGATCGGTGAACTTCTCCGGTGCCCCCGGGGCCAGGCACATTCCGGGACTCGGCGCGAGCACCCCCATGCCACTGATCGATCCCGAACTGGTGGACGAGGTCGTACGGGTCCCCGAGCCGGACGCCATTCGAATGTGCAGAAGGCTCGCGGCGCAGGGGGTGCTTCTCGGCGGTTCGTCGGGAACCGTGGTCAGTGCTGCCCTCCAGTGGCTGAACCGGTACGCGGCGAAGGCGCCCACAGCCGTAGCCATCGCCCCCGATCTCGGTGAGCGATACATCGACACGATCTACGACGACGCATGGGTAGCCGAGCACTACCGCGACATCCCGCAGGATTTCTTGGAGAACCAGTGA
- a CDS encoding isocitrate lyase/phosphoenolpyruvate mutase family protein, which translates to MWSSSFEVSASRCLPDASILSMKEYLEAAANIQKALEIPVVADCDTGYGGNYNVAHMVHEFEGSGITAVCIEDKLFPKMNSFASGDQTLLSTMDFASKIETAKNEQSSEDFFVIARTEALIAGLGVDKAVERCAAYAQAGADAVLIHSKAPSKDEVMDFLDRWDNRLPVVIVPTTYPDWHIDDVRAAGVSAVIYANQGMRAALTALRNAYSAIYEAGDTTVLEQKIASVGEIFHLQRMSDWQKHA; encoded by the coding sequence GTGTGGTCGTCGAGTTTCGAGGTATCCGCATCGCGGTGCCTTCCCGACGCCAGTATTCTCAGCATGAAGGAGTACCTCGAGGCGGCCGCCAACATTCAGAAGGCTCTGGAGATCCCGGTGGTGGCCGACTGCGACACGGGCTACGGAGGCAATTACAACGTGGCCCACATGGTCCACGAATTCGAGGGTTCCGGCATTACTGCGGTCTGTATAGAGGACAAGCTGTTTCCCAAGATGAACAGCTTCGCGAGTGGTGACCAGACCCTGCTGAGCACCATGGATTTCGCGAGCAAAATCGAGACCGCCAAAAATGAGCAGTCATCCGAGGACTTCTTCGTCATCGCTCGGACCGAGGCTCTCATCGCCGGCCTGGGGGTCGATAAGGCCGTGGAGCGCTGCGCGGCATACGCCCAGGCAGGTGCCGATGCCGTGCTCATTCATTCCAAGGCTCCGAGCAAGGACGAGGTGATGGACTTCCTCGATCGCTGGGACAACCGCCTACCGGTGGTCATAGTTCCCACCACGTACCCCGATTGGCATATAGACGATGTCCGGGCGGCCGGCGTCTCCGCGGTCATCTACGCCAACCAGGGCATGCGTGCCGCGCTCACCGCCCTGCGCAACGCGTACAGCGCCATTTACGAAGCCGGCGATACCACTGTTCTGGAGCAGAAGATCGCTTCCGTGGGGGAAATCTTTCATCTGCAGCGTATGTCCGACTGGCAAAAGCACGCGTGA
- a CDS encoding hydroxyacid dehydrogenase, with translation MTYRPHIVVLDPVSSNALADLRQYHEVTVRTHPGHDELLALAAEAEALVVRSGVRITADVIRAGQRLRVVARAGSGTDNIDLAACREAGVQVFNIPGASAPAVAELAIGLMLAVTRNIAFADRQVRCGLWDKPNLAGPGLQDRILGMVGLGPIGSRTAELGAAFGMRVLAAVARPSEERDERLRGRHIERVELPRLLEASDMVCLAVPLTEETEGLIGAPELALMRNDSYLINISRGGVVDEQALFHALREGTIAGAALDVHEHESGISGLSELDNVVLTPHIGATTTDTQERVGRLLVQELRTVLAGGSATNSVC, from the coding sequence ATGACATACCGGCCACACATCGTCGTGCTGGATCCCGTGTCCTCAAATGCCCTCGCTGACCTGCGTCAATACCACGAGGTCACAGTGCGGACGCATCCCGGCCACGACGAACTCCTGGCCCTGGCCGCAGAAGCCGAGGCCTTGGTGGTGCGCAGCGGAGTGCGGATTACCGCCGATGTCATCCGGGCAGGGCAACGCCTGAGGGTCGTGGCACGGGCCGGCTCCGGAACCGACAACATCGATCTGGCTGCATGCCGTGAAGCCGGCGTGCAGGTCTTCAACATCCCGGGTGCCTCGGCACCTGCGGTGGCCGAACTTGCCATCGGACTCATGCTCGCCGTGACTCGCAACATTGCCTTCGCCGACCGCCAGGTCCGCTGTGGACTGTGGGACAAGCCCAACCTGGCCGGGCCGGGACTGCAGGACCGCATTCTGGGCATGGTGGGCTTGGGCCCGATCGGCTCCCGAACGGCCGAACTCGGCGCGGCCTTCGGCATGCGCGTACTTGCCGCCGTTGCACGGCCGTCCGAGGAACGTGACGAGAGGCTGCGCGGGCGTCACATCGAGAGGGTCGAGCTTCCCCGCCTGCTCGAGGCGTCGGATATGGTTTGCCTCGCGGTACCTCTCACCGAGGAAACCGAGGGCCTCATCGGCGCCCCCGAACTCGCCCTCATGCGCAACGACTCATATCTGATCAACATCTCCCGCGGCGGAGTGGTGGACGAGCAGGCTCTGTTCCATGCGCTCCGAGAAGGCACCATCGCGGGAGCCGCACTCGACGTCCACGAGCACGAGAGCGGCATTTCCGGTCTGTCCGAACTGGACAACGTGGTACTGACCCCGCATATCGGCGCCACCACCACCGACACGCAGGAAAGAGTCGGCCGTCTCCTGGTGCAGGAGCTGCGTACCGTCCTGGCAGGCGGGTCGGCGACGAACAGCGTGTGCTGA
- a CDS encoding zinc-dependent alcohol dehydrogenase: protein MNAAVLTELRSIEYRETAAPEPGTNELLVKVSSTGICGSDLAAYRGTHPYKTAPAVLGHEFSGVVEAVGDEVTGFVIGDQVCSAAFSHCGTCPECLRDAGHLCGRKLNLGHLEWTGSFAERIVLRPNMTHQLPPELHPVAGALVEPLSIGLHAMRLMAEDVSKVLVLGSGTIGLSCLIAAKQLRHSYVACVDVGTEKGEPARKLGADAYVDALLGNPVDRAWKALDGPADVVVIAAGYHGVTDQALHAVRAGGEIIVVSYFDGRHPVELNTLVSSEVTVHGSALSTGRDFTEVISWLAAGAVDPLPLVTHHYRLTEAETALRLMDQAEVPTGKIMLHVSTDPDEFAEERKK, encoded by the coding sequence ATGAATGCGGCCGTGCTCACCGAGCTCCGCTCCATCGAGTACCGCGAGACAGCAGCTCCCGAGCCCGGCACCAATGAACTGCTGGTCAAAGTTTCCTCCACCGGCATATGCGGATCCGACCTCGCGGCCTACCGGGGTACCCATCCCTACAAAACCGCTCCCGCCGTGCTGGGCCACGAGTTCTCCGGAGTCGTCGAGGCCGTCGGCGACGAGGTGACCGGCTTCGTCATCGGGGACCAGGTGTGCTCGGCTGCTTTCTCGCACTGCGGTACCTGCCCCGAGTGTCTCCGGGATGCCGGCCACTTGTGCGGCCGGAAGCTGAACCTCGGTCATCTGGAATGGACGGGTTCGTTCGCCGAGCGGATCGTCCTGCGTCCCAATATGACTCATCAGCTGCCGCCCGAACTACACCCCGTGGCAGGGGCACTGGTCGAGCCGCTCTCCATCGGTCTGCATGCGATGCGCCTCATGGCCGAAGACGTGAGCAAGGTACTCGTACTCGGTTCCGGCACCATTGGCCTGAGTTGTCTCATCGCTGCGAAACAGCTCCGGCACAGCTATGTGGCGTGTGTCGATGTCGGCACCGAGAAAGGTGAGCCCGCTCGAAAGCTGGGAGCCGACGCCTACGTCGACGCTCTGCTCGGCAACCCCGTGGACAGAGCGTGGAAAGCCCTGGACGGGCCTGCGGACGTCGTCGTGATCGCAGCCGGATACCACGGGGTAACCGACCAAGCTCTCCACGCAGTACGTGCCGGGGGCGAGATCATCGTGGTCAGCTACTTCGATGGTCGGCACCCGGTTGAGTTGAACACCCTGGTCAGCAGCGAAGTGACCGTGCACGGCTCGGCACTGTCCACCGGCCGAGACTTCACCGAGGTAATCAGCTGGCTCGCAGCCGGAGCGGTCGATCCGCTCCCCCTGGTCACCCATCACTACCGGCTCACCGAAGCGGAGACGGCATTGCGACTGATGGACCAGGCCGAGGTCCCGACCGGCAAGATCATGCTCCACGTGTCCACCGATCCGGACGAGTTCGCGGAAGAACGGAAGAAATGA
- the argC gene encoding N-acetyl-gamma-glutamyl-phosphate reductase: MSKGIQAAVVGGTGYAGGEMCRLLLNHPEVTEIVPTARGDESFERLHPNLLGSGLEFADAEDVTARADTLDVVFLCTPSGEAMRRVPKLLEAGVRVIDLSADFRFADPNAYRTAYGAEHSAPDLLSEAVYGVTEINRDRLPQARLAANPGCYVITALLGLEPLLTGGFAALDSPLHIAAVNGTTGAGNKPRTETLHAEVFGSMLPYSLQGHRHAPELEDRLSALAGGAVTVDLSTAHGNFARGIYIQSSVRIRAELREELTRELLLSRYVERYGTGSGGEYFVRINDQPRLGGLTDKDYGRYPSLAGVVGSNFCHIGLDYDDKRGIAKVVSVTDNLVKGAAGSAIQNMNVMFGLDETAGLRSYGL, encoded by the coding sequence ATGAGCAAAGGTATACAGGCTGCCGTTGTCGGCGGCACGGGTTATGCCGGTGGCGAGATGTGCCGGCTGCTACTCAACCATCCCGAGGTGACGGAGATCGTTCCCACCGCTCGTGGTGACGAATCGTTCGAACGGCTCCACCCGAACCTGCTTGGGTCCGGTCTGGAGTTCGCCGACGCGGAGGACGTTACCGCCCGAGCGGACACGCTGGATGTGGTCTTCTTGTGCACACCTTCGGGAGAGGCCATGCGCCGGGTACCGAAGTTGCTGGAAGCCGGTGTCCGCGTGATCGACCTCAGCGCAGACTTCCGATTCGCCGATCCGAATGCGTACCGAACCGCTTACGGAGCGGAACACAGCGCACCCGACTTGCTGTCCGAAGCCGTGTACGGAGTCACCGAAATCAACCGGGACCGATTGCCACAGGCACGACTGGCCGCGAATCCGGGTTGTTACGTCATCACCGCACTGCTCGGTCTCGAACCGTTGCTGACCGGCGGGTTCGCAGCTCTTGACTCGCCACTGCACATCGCGGCCGTCAACGGCACCACCGGAGCCGGCAACAAACCACGCACCGAGACACTGCACGCCGAGGTCTTCGGTTCGATGCTCCCGTACAGTCTCCAGGGGCATCGACATGCCCCCGAGCTGGAGGACCGGCTCTCCGCTCTCGCAGGTGGCGCTGTCACGGTGGACCTGAGTACCGCGCACGGAAACTTCGCCCGCGGCATCTACATCCAGTCCAGTGTCCGTATCCGTGCGGAGTTGCGCGAGGAGCTCACTCGCGAACTGCTGCTGTCCCGCTACGTCGAGCGGTACGGGACCGGATCCGGCGGGGAGTACTTCGTACGGATCAACGACCAGCCCCGGCTGGGCGGTCTGACCGACAAGGATTACGGCAGGTACCCGAGCTTGGCGGGAGTGGTCGGCTCCAACTTCTGCCACATCGGTCTGGACTATGACGACAAGCGCGGCATCGCCAAGGTCGTCTCCGTTACCGACAACCTGGTCAAAGGCGCTGCCGGTTCCGCGATCCAGAACATGAATGTGATGTTCGGCCTGGACGAGACCGCGGGGCTGCGCAGTTATGGGTTGTGA
- the pgk gene encoding phosphoglycerate kinase, which translates to MDPELISTARIDSELADLERLVESGARVAVLSHQGSHRDGSATSLEHVTEHLARRLNRPVRYFPENASDEAVRVSRNMHPGDIVVFGNTRHHAGEEQGDAALAYRFAQLGDQVAVGGFSKAHRAHASNTGLLEHLPGFAAGSLVTEARFLSSWAGERPDTCSAAILGGRKPEKTLIGLVHFAETCDLVIPAGVVLNTVLRALGHDVADSDLGTKPAACLDAAREVLASGNARLHVPRTVWAAPDDGTTPRAAHPVAIEDGVPDGHAIVDFALEPWAAELLGKTGRTVLAGTPTRYLDGHREASDAILASLEPVAGTTLLLGGDTVAELPWSGPVATGGGSALELLATGTCAVLDALRNNTRLAVSNLPHDVPGEVNT; encoded by the coding sequence GTGGACCCGGAACTGATCAGCACAGCACGGATCGACAGCGAATTGGCGGATCTGGAACGGCTCGTGGAGTCGGGAGCACGGGTTGCCGTACTCTCGCATCAGGGTAGTCATCGCGACGGCAGCGCCACCTCGCTCGAACATGTCACAGAACACCTGGCCCGACGGCTGAACAGGCCGGTGCGCTACTTTCCGGAGAACGCCTCCGACGAAGCGGTGCGGGTCTCCAGGAACATGCATCCCGGAGACATCGTGGTGTTCGGCAACACCCGGCACCATGCCGGCGAGGAGCAGGGCGATGCCGCTCTGGCGTATCGGTTCGCACAGTTGGGGGACCAAGTCGCCGTGGGCGGCTTCTCCAAGGCCCACCGAGCTCACGCCTCCAATACCGGCCTCTTGGAACACCTTCCCGGCTTCGCGGCCGGCAGCCTGGTGACGGAGGCGCGGTTCCTGTCCTCCTGGGCCGGAGAACGCCCGGACACCTGCTCGGCGGCGATCCTCGGGGGGCGCAAACCAGAGAAGACGCTGATCGGCCTGGTTCACTTCGCGGAGACCTGTGACCTGGTCATCCCGGCAGGTGTGGTGCTCAACACGGTGCTGCGCGCGCTCGGCCATGACGTCGCCGATTCCGACCTGGGAACCAAACCGGCTGCTTGCCTCGATGCCGCCCGAGAGGTCCTCGCATCCGGAAATGCTCGGCTGCACGTTCCCCGGACGGTTTGGGCCGCCCCCGACGACGGGACCACACCCCGAGCAGCACATCCCGTCGCCATCGAGGACGGAGTCCCGGATGGCCACGCGATCGTGGACTTCGCACTCGAACCATGGGCCGCCGAATTACTGGGCAAGACCGGACGGACGGTCCTGGCCGGCACTCCGACCCGCTACCTCGACGGACACCGCGAGGCCTCTGACGCAATCCTGGCCTCCCTGGAACCGGTAGCCGGCACCACGCTGCTGCTCGGAGGCGACACGGTGGCCGAACTTCCCTGGTCCGGGCCGGTGGCGACCGGCGGCGGGTCAGCGCTCGAACTCCTCGCCACCGGGACATGCGCTGTGCTCGACGCGCTGCGGAACAACACACGCCTCGCCGTTTCGAACCTTCCCCACGACGTTCCCGGTGAGGTGAACACATGA
- a CDS encoding iron-containing alcohol dehydrogenase, whose product MKLELDVPTHVDFGRGELDRIGDHARAQGTCALVVTGRTTAKAHGYLDRVLASLESSGVRSTVFDRVSANPRSDEVEAAAEQARRNGCDLVVGLGGGSALDAAKGVGVSVATGESVRDLIGVTLEADTPALPLIAIPTTAGSGSEVTKGAIITDTVRNFRSGLRGDAVFPRVAIVDPDLIASVPREVMVETVFDSFAHAVEGCVTARSDVSSRARAHQSIELIATHLPAVLRGEDSSAAREALCRAAVLGGVNVATVSTCLPHRLQQAMGSVPGLDISHGRGLAVLYPSWLRHTAPLVPDEFSAIAGLLGGSTLHGAVDRLLTSAGLRCRLRDWGVTKDDLERFTQSVTGNLGNDPAPEIGTEYIRTLYAESY is encoded by the coding sequence ATGAAGTTGGAACTGGACGTCCCGACGCACGTGGATTTCGGACGGGGCGAGCTCGATCGGATTGGCGACCACGCCCGTGCGCAGGGAACCTGCGCATTGGTCGTCACCGGCAGGACCACGGCGAAGGCGCACGGCTACCTGGACCGTGTCCTGGCCTCCCTGGAATCCTCCGGAGTCCGCTCCACGGTCTTCGACCGGGTGTCCGCCAATCCGCGCTCGGACGAGGTGGAGGCGGCGGCCGAGCAGGCTCGGCGGAACGGATGCGACCTCGTCGTGGGCCTCGGCGGGGGAAGCGCCCTGGACGCGGCCAAAGGCGTCGGCGTCAGCGTGGCAACCGGAGAGTCCGTCCGGGATCTCATCGGTGTGACCCTCGAAGCCGACACTCCCGCACTCCCGCTGATCGCGATACCGACAACGGCGGGCAGCGGTTCGGAGGTCACCAAAGGGGCGATCATCACGGACACCGTGCGCAATTTCCGCTCCGGCCTCCGGGGTGACGCGGTTTTCCCGCGCGTCGCGATCGTGGACCCCGACCTGATCGCCTCCGTGCCACGAGAGGTGATGGTGGAAACGGTTTTCGACTCCTTCGCTCATGCTGTGGAGGGTTGCGTCACGGCCCGTTCCGACGTCTCCAGCAGGGCACGTGCCCACCAGTCCATCGAGCTGATCGCCACTCACCTGCCGGCCGTGCTGCGCGGGGAGGATTCTTCCGCCGCCCGAGAGGCCCTGTGTCGGGCAGCGGTACTCGGTGGCGTGAACGTGGCCACGGTCAGCACCTGCTTACCTCATCGACTTCAGCAGGCGATGGGATCGGTACCCGGATTGGACATATCGCACGGCCGGGGACTGGCGGTCCTGTACCCGAGCTGGCTGCGACACACCGCCCCGCTGGTGCCGGACGAGTTCTCGGCGATCGCCGGTCTGCTGGGCGGATCCACGCTCCATGGGGCGGTGGACCGGCTGCTCACCTCGGCGGGACTCCGCTGCCGACTTCGCGACTGGGGCGTGACGAAGGACGACCTCGAGCGGTTCACCCAGAGCGTTACCGGCAACCTCGGCAACGACCCCGCCCCCGAGATCGGCACGGAGTACATCCGGACTCTCTACGCCGAGTCTTACTGA
- a CDS encoding DUF6104 family protein, with product MYFTDRGLEELEERRGDEEVTLTWVADRMRAFVDLNPEFENAVERLATFLARDDSDDPDTEENINPGEEL from the coding sequence GTGTACTTCACCGACCGTGGCCTGGAGGAGCTCGAGGAACGGCGCGGCGATGAGGAGGTGACGCTGACCTGGGTCGCCGACCGGATGCGCGCCTTCGTCGACCTCAACCCCGAGTTCGAGAACGCCGTCGAGCGGCTGGCGACCTTCCTCGCCCGGGACGACTCCGACGATCCCGATACCGAGGAGAACATCAATCCGGGCGAGGAGCTCTGA
- a CDS encoding TetR/AcrR family transcriptional regulator, translated as MVQATGRDPAAQGAARYAASRGGGRETARRARTRERLMDAAYRVFSEQGINGAAIEAITDEAGFTRGAFYSNFASKTELFFALTERENRTRLETLRQRFDSVIEPLGRARDKPSREFFEEMVADLLSTQPDTRQWCLMLGEFRLLAMRDPEVAPRFLESARTFRQQLAELTEATARSVGLRFVIDPVHLTRLLIDQYESAMEEAILSGAADPESATRETIMHTLPTLLHSLTDVVDSSEA; from the coding sequence ATGGTGCAGGCGACCGGGAGAGACCCCGCAGCCCAGGGCGCTGCGAGGTATGCCGCGAGTCGGGGCGGCGGCCGCGAAACCGCGCGTCGTGCCAGGACACGCGAGCGGCTCATGGACGCGGCATACCGGGTCTTTTCCGAGCAGGGCATCAACGGGGCCGCCATCGAGGCGATCACCGACGAGGCCGGATTCACCCGAGGCGCCTTCTACTCCAACTTCGCGAGCAAGACCGAGCTGTTCTTCGCCCTGACCGAGCGGGAGAACCGCACCCGGCTGGAGACGCTGCGGCAGCGGTTCGACAGCGTCATCGAACCGCTCGGACGTGCCCGGGACAAGCCCAGCCGGGAGTTCTTCGAGGAGATGGTCGCCGACCTGCTCAGCACGCAGCCGGACACCCGACAGTGGTGCCTCATGCTCGGCGAGTTCCGGTTACTGGCCATGCGCGACCCCGAGGTCGCGCCGCGATTCCTCGAAAGCGCGCGCACCTTCCGGCAGCAACTTGCCGAGTTGACCGAGGCCACGGCCCGGTCGGTCGGCCTGCGCTTCGTCATCGATCCGGTGCACCTGACCCGGCTGCTGATCGACCAGTACGAGTCCGCGATGGAGGAGGCGATCCTGTCCGGTGCCGCCGATCCGGAGAGCGCCACCCGCGAAACGATCATGCACACGCTGCCGACGCTGCTGCACAGCCTGACCGACGTGGTCGACAGCAGCGAAGCATGA